A window of Castanea sativa cultivar Marrone di Chiusa Pesio chromosome 8, ASM4071231v1 genomic DNA:
GCCCCGAAGAGGACGGAGTAGGTGTGGTTGGGCGACGGTTGGAGCCATGGCCTGTGGAGAGAGAAACGGAGTCGGAGAGTCTAGCGGTGGATGAGGAGGAATCCTCTAGAGTTTGAGGAACGAAGAGGCAAGTGTTCATGCCAAGAGATAGCTTCACTTTCCTCCATTTGCTTCccattattatttgtttctctttctatGAGATCTTATCTAATATTATAGTGGAGATTCAGTGCTAAAAATCAGATCTTTGAGCCGTGACCCATGATAAAGTTGCAAAATTCAAAGTGGGTTATGGCCTAAGATTTCAGAGATTCTAAACTCACCATTGAAGATGCTATAAAGGGTGTTTTGAGATTATAGGCTTTGGGAGAGAGAAGATGGGTTGTGGTGTTGTTtagtttggtttggtttttgactttttttttttttttgttaggagAAGGATGTGAGAGGCCTAAAGTAAGATAAGAGGATGAGAGAGTGGTCAGAGGAGAGAGCAAAGTTAAAGCTTTTTAATTTATGAGAGGGAGAGAATTGAGGAGGTGGTAGAAGTGGAATGGAACAAGTAATGTAGTTGTATTACATTACACGTCGCTGTTGAACGAGGAAAAGTTTTAGCTTGTGGTCCATTACTTATGCCCACTTTCTTTTTCCTGCTTTCTAATTGCCATTGGGATTTTTGTATTACATGACATCCGGTATACATTTTAGCTTGTGACTAGTCCCTAAATTCCCGATCCATCGTATATTCGTATTACGGATGCACCCAGAATTTTGTAAATGCTTTAGCCTGCTGCCCTTTTGTCCATTcacatcagttggtggatagtcatgtataatgtaaaaaaatttcaattttatacattttgagcaaaaaatttCCTACATCAGTGGAGTTAAAACTGGGTAAAATCGTGCAAAAccatccacgagctacagtaaccgtgtaaatacaCACGGCTACTGTAACttgtttatacaatattttatcattttctccttcgctcttttttttctctctctgatccgtgCTCAATAGATTccattctctcatctttttctcaacacagaatatacacagagatatactttgctcaaaaataaaaaacacaaacatacacaaacaaacacagatcggtgcttgactggtcgaagctcgtgggtcttgccgtggatcggagctcgtggacGCAGATCGGAGCTTGCGGATGCTGGATCGAAGCTCGCGGATTGCGATCGGACTCGCGGATCGCCGATCAGAGCTCGTAGATCGTGATCGGAGCTCGTAGATCGTGATCGAAGCTCGCGGATCGTGATTGGACTTGCGGATCGTGGTCTGAGCTCATGATTGGAGAAGGAGTTAATCGAGAGGGAGAtggagagttgatcgagaggcAAAGgcagagggagagttgatcgaatggcagagggagagggagagtctgagagatgggtataaagagagagagcaaaagtcAGAAATgagttgggagagagagagcacggTAATTATATGAAGTAgttgggaaaataataaaatattaaagaaaattgattatttaattaaaaagggtggtaggatagatgaactgtgtgggtgttttgtaaaattggatgtgtaaaatagaaaaagtgagtttttagtgtaaaagtgaatgtgtaaaatgaaggaactgatgtggatgctcttatattTTCATGtagtataaataatatatatatatatatataaatggtgGCATTCTTAAGGGTGTCCAAGTCACCCAATAAACCGACTTACCTACTGCACTTGATCGGATCCAAATTGCCTGTTGTCTGAATTGATAACTTTGGCGGTTAGCGGCAGGTCTCCACCCACAAAATCCAACACTGGCAGGTCGATTGGTGGGCTTGCTTCTCTAAAACCCAAGCCACCTGACTCAACTGTGGAAACCAACATATCCAGCGAATTTCAAGTGTTTTCTGACAATAAATTAGTGGAGATCCACCAGATCCAGCGAGATCTTCACTTGATCTGACAAGATCTCACTAGATCAAGCAAGAACTTCACTGGATCTGGCGAGATCTCATTAGATCTGAGCATATATTTTTCGTTGCTTCACCGTTGCCAATTTCAACTGAACAAATCACCACCTGACGTGTAATTCGACTAGCTCAATCCAACTCCCTCATTGGCCGGTGGCAAGTCTGAAATTTCTCCACTTGATTTGGTCAAGTTGGTTGCAATTTGGCACAAACTTGATTCGTATGATGCAGTATTACCActggttttttgtgttttgtagtTGAATCTACTCAAATTACTttgcaaatatatattaatttgtattactttttctcctttatttgtttttttccccaaattaaATCATTAATCTTTGTATTTAGGGCTACAACACTAGGTTTTTTggataatgattttttttttcattttcaaacatTGCAACATGTAAAATGAGTTGCACATGGGACTTGACAATGTCAATAATACCAAAAGGTCACGACACTATATGGGGTGTTAGAATCTGAAGATTGGAAGCTCACATACTTTAGTAAGTTACTATATATGTGGGGATATTCTTGACACCTACACTTTTATACATAGAATTtcatagaattttttaaagttgCTTATAAGTTTGTTATGGTTGAATCATAAAGGAGATGttacattttattattgttctaagttcttattaattaaataaacacttggaaattttatcatttatttattttatctttttgaaaaTAGGTAggcatttaattttaaataagtatTTTTGTGGAGTTGAAGTTATCTTAGGCTTCACTTAGTAATGAAcgcatttatatattttatttcatgaACTTCCACTTAGTTGaggtcctctctctctctctctctctctctctctctctctctctctccttaaaacaccaattattattcttatttttcacataaatgaTATGTTACACATGAATTTACTTAAAGAAATCCACTAGTATATGATAAAAAGAAGTGAAAGATTTcctttaattaaagaaaatattggaaGATTTAATAGGACATGTCTGTTTGAgaattacttattattattattttagaaacaaactctcacacacacaagagaaaaaatttcttatattcGATAGGTTATTTGCACAATAtccatcaaaatatataatgtttggtaactttttaaaaaaatttttaaaatgtgtTACAAAGAgctaaaatctattttttttaattcaaattatttgtaaaaattaaaaaataatctaaCAAGATAACTAGAAATTCCAACTAGTAAAAACTTAAAGGCCTaacaaaaattacttatttttcgAAATCCTGTTATAAgttctatctatatatattatgatcAACAATTTATACTAGATCTAATTGTATATTATTGAAATTGAGAGAATATCTCATATAAATTCGAGtcttttgtgtgtttgtgaAGTAACTCTTATCAACTAGCACTATTTTGATGTGAAACATTAGTTGATTGtgtgtttttatgtataaaatGTAGAAAATTTTTAAGCAAATGGAGCTATCACAAAAGTAATTATGACTGATcataaaaacctaaaaaaaagagGATCTTTTGAAAcgcttttcatttatttatttatttatttccttttgggTAGATGACCATACGGGCAACTATTTCAATTAAATGACCACATCCACATGTACTCTCAcaaatcacaatcacaatcacaatcacaattactattacaaaaaaaagttgttaaagcTATTAAATTGACGTACCCAGATCCGATACAGAGCACGCCTTGTCCATGAATCTCTCTATAATGGATACTATTTGTGCTTGACTTGGATTTCAGTATCTCGTCTCTAGTTATTGGATCAAGTCATCAAGTTTTaggttgataaaaaaaaaaaaaagttatcaagtttttattttttattttatacaaaataaaaattctattctaACATAagttaagtgtatatatgtatatgtgtgtgaagttttcTCCAAGAGACTTGAATCTCAGTCTTTGTCTCCCATACCCCACAAAGTCATCAAGTTCTGGTATAAGAGATAGCGAATTAAGGGTGTTTCGCAAAATTTCtgtctattttaatataataatctatttttgctatttttatatatttgtttttcaaaacaactcacattagattatctattttatattacatttaattaaaatataaatttttcttaattttttgttgttgtttctctTGTTTCACATGTGACAACCATCAccaactttctttcttttatctggatacataaataaataataagaaattaaatgtaaaatgaatAGTATTTGTGTAAATTTGCATGACTATTGTagcaaatttataaatttacacaattatataCTCACTGAAATGGGCTATTTTTAggccaaaatgtgtaaattttacatcttttctattatacacataCTATgtgaataaaaatttgttattttaaaaaaatattgtgtaaaataaataatttgatgtggagtattttgaaaagtgactatgtaaaataaaaaaaatagattattattttaaagtagACATAAAATTTTGAACGGGCTTATACAAATACTCTAAGGGtgagattgaaagttaaaattcactttaaatttcaaccatagattataaaatttctgaattttttttccctttttttttcaccattcaTGGGTGCAAATCCTAATATTCTTGCCCCTTATCAAACCATTGCATCCATCACACTCCAACTAAGGAAAGTGGAGGTAATTGTGAAAATGATGGTTGGACCTAAGCTTTATATAAGCACTAGGGCCAATTCTTACATACTCGTGATGCATAGCTCCGGGTTCTCACAAAGGGAATGGGCCCTATGGGGGGTCCCATGTATGGGGTCCACTCCCTTTGTGACGTTTTGTCATAATTAAGCACTAGACCACATCACTCTCaaggaatgaaagaaaaaatagctaattaattactttcattattttgcattttatgAGTTATGATTTAAGCAAAAGTTTTGGCCAGCACCACATCAGTGCATCTCCAACACAATCCATGAAGCTAGTATTGTTGTTGGTTTGCCTTTGAGTATCAATCAGACCCCGGACAAACAAGTTTGGTTTCCTTCAAATCGGGGAATTTACTCTACTCGGAGTACATACCAGATGCTACCTAAGTCTGAAAGGGGCCTTGCTCCAAACTGCTCTAACATGGGTCGAAGTAAAAAAATGTGGACTAGAATTTGGAGCTTGTAGGTCCCCCCAAGGTAAAACACATGCTATGGAAAGCAACACATGAAGCTATCCCCACCCTGCTGAATTTGTGGAAATGCAAAGTGGTCTCTTCAGTCACCTGTCCTAGATGCCACTCGGATTGTGAGGATACTATCCATTCCTTGTGGAGTTGCCCTGCTTTGAGGGTCATTTAGGAAACTAATGCAGCTAGTTAGAAGCTTCTAAAGCATAGATTCATGAGGTTTGCTGACCTAATGGAGATGTTAATGGAGATGGGGGATAGCTTTGATATCAACCTAGTTACTGTGATCTTTTGGATGATTTGGGAAATGAGAAATTCTGACCGTGTGGGAGGCTGCTCTTCTGACCTTCAAACCATTCGAGTTAAGGCTTCGAACTTTCTACATGACTTTTCCTTGGCTCAGCTCCCTCGTCAAGTGCAGCCCTTAATTTCTGGCAGTAGTACTGGTCGATTCCCCCTAATCCTCTAGTGTATAAGGTGAACTTTGACAGGGCAATCTTCAAGGAGATGGGTGCTGCTGGCTTAGGAGTAGTTATCCGAGACTCTGCAGGAATGGTTATTGGCGCTTTGGCTAAAAGAATTCCTTTGCTATGCTTAGTAGCCACGGTGGAAGCATTGGCTTGCAAAAGAGCAGTTTTATTTGCGAAGGAGATAAGTATTTTTGAAGCCACAGTGGAGGGGGATGCTGAGATAGTCACCTTGGCACTCAAGGATGGGAGTACCAGCAACCCAAAATTTGGTCATATCATCCAGGATTCCCTTGTATTAGCAAATGATTTTCATTTATGTGTTTTCTCTCATGTAAGAAGATTAGGCAATACTGTTGCCCACTACCTTGCCAAAAAGGCTAAATCTAGTAATGAGCTCCAGGTGTGTATTGAATCCGTCCCTGATGATATAGCTCCTCTTGTGTATCGAGACTCTTTGTAGttcctttctttcctttcaTTGAAATTGGACTTCGGGTCtggattctcaacaaaaaaaaagaaagtgttcTTGCATATTGTATGAGTGGATGAGTGGCACATTGAGGTAAtttgcatcatcaattttaatatatgagtaacctcaaaaaaaaaaaagaaaaaaaaagaatgaaataggCCAAACCCATAACATTGGTTAGATAAAATCATAGTACATCCCCTTTTGaatagactaaaataaaaatgctaaaatgatCTTATGCGAAAATTGGATCATCGGATCAGCTACATGAAGTTTCAGTTTCAGCGGATAATGCACATTCTTAAAACTTAGGGTTAACCGCATGTGATTATGGGTGATTGCTAATGATTGGATTTTCAAATAAAGagttaattataattaattacatGTAAAAATGTCATTGGTTTGAGtctaagataaaaaaaataaaataaaaatgcaccCTCGGCAATATAATAGATAATTTTAAgatgattaattgaaatttacaaATTCTTAAATATCTCTTACACGTTGGAAACcggattttttttaagagaaattgGGCACCAGATTAAGTGCTGCCAATGGGTCTCGCCCACTTtagtataaaaaagaaaatgaaagcaaaaatGGAAATCCCCATCTTTTGCATTTTGGGATTCTCATTTTTGCTTTAGAAAATGCCTTCCTAGTAAAATGTATTTCAAcgccctcaaaaaaaaaaaaagaaaaaaaaaagaaaaagaaaaagaagtaaaatGTATATCAAGGATCCCGAAATTATATGCCAAacatgatttattttattttttttcaaaatatactgACTACCTTGTGAAATACATTCTCACTATTGACACCAAATTCAAGATTCCCCCAAACAAATTCTGCTGCTTATAAGCCAAGCGTAGCTTTCTAGGGATATTAGAATTATTGGGGGAGGGGACAAGTTCCGTCAAAATTCATTATGGGCTTCTTAGaagatatttaaaattaaaaaaaataaataaacattatgAGCTTAATCCAACATGTCCCGTGTAAAGTTACTTtatgaatattaaaataaaaattatgtaaactTTAGGGCTTCATTAGTCAAAGTTGTTCATTAATTGCTGTGCACTTGTGAGAGACTGTGAGACCATCCATCAGTCATTCTCCCTGTTTTTTCATACAACATACTTTGTGCCATTACAAATTTCACTCCATAGAAGACTGCCTTGTCTTTACCAATGAACCCGTATTGGATAAACAATGCTACTCAGCCTGAAAATTTCAGtaaaaattgtgaaaacaaAGTTTTCGTTTGTGTCTATGTAAATTCATTTCCAAATGTAAAATAgattcaagaaaaatatattttttggtaagGAAAATGCTTTGAATGTGTTTGGTTGTGCCATGGAAAACAGGGCTGAAAACGATTTCTCATGTTTggtttgttcaaaatttttttgaaaaatatgaaatgaaCAGCAAATTAAAACTTGCATTCCTGTAACAATCTACAAAAATATTGTACTCATCCACTTCAACATGAACAAAGAACATCCgataaatattttcataatattcaTAACAGTAAGCACATAATGTAGCATTCACCATTGGAGGTGAGCCTCCATggtttacaaaa
This region includes:
- the LOC142606255 gene encoding uncharacterized protein LOC142606255; its protein translation is MGAAGLGVVIRDSAGMVIGALAKRIPLLCLVATVEALACKRAVLFAKEISIFEATVEGDAEIVTLALKDGSTSNPKFGHIIQDSLVLANDFHLCVFSHVRRLGNTVAHYLAKKAKSSNELQVCIESVPDDIAPLVYRDSL